A single window of Granulicella mallensis MP5ACTX8 DNA harbors:
- a CDS encoding RICIN domain-containing protein has translation MKKQSVLGILTTVFAFAVLFMGTARSASAQQICGNNSSGPLGNVNQYIFGGDQWNAAFSSTNQCETITNSTATPPNGPSMVYSGSAFNDTTGTPADYPDFLYGCFHGACSQNTQLPIQVSALSNWSITSGETVVEPSGDNNDVAYDIWFNTGTTAPSNQNTTGTELMIWVQHNGGAGPIGCCSPVATITTGGHTWSVYTGLNTGNCNCSGPVGAQVISFVNNDGDGPTNGTTYSLNLVPFFEEALALGQIQSSWYLTTIEFGTEIWVGGPGIQVNNFWVNVAAGSSGGSTITTGTPYNIINQNSGSCVDATNSGTANGTTVQQWACGSGTFSTQPNQQWEFEPAGNGDYYVENVNAPSETWNVVNSGTTSGSLMQLWTYAGNPNEVWKAVSMGNGYYEFVGEGSGLCLDTPAASTANGVQLQIYTCNGTGAQLFKLVAP, from the coding sequence ATGAAGAAGCAATCTGTATTAGGAATACTGACAACAGTCTTTGCCTTCGCCGTTCTTTTTATGGGGACAGCACGGAGTGCCTCTGCGCAGCAGATATGCGGCAACAATAGCTCGGGACCGCTCGGCAACGTCAACCAGTACATCTTTGGCGGCGACCAGTGGAATGCAGCCTTCTCCAGCACGAATCAGTGCGAAACGATTACGAACTCGACGGCTACGCCTCCGAACGGCCCGAGCATGGTCTATTCTGGCAGCGCGTTCAACGACACCACGGGCACTCCCGCTGATTACCCGGATTTCCTTTATGGATGTTTTCATGGCGCATGCTCGCAGAACACGCAGCTGCCGATCCAGGTTTCGGCGCTCTCCAATTGGTCCATCACCAGCGGCGAGACGGTAGTGGAACCTTCGGGAGACAACAATGACGTGGCCTACGACATCTGGTTCAACACCGGTACGACTGCGCCTTCCAACCAGAACACGACCGGGACTGAACTGATGATCTGGGTACAGCACAATGGCGGCGCGGGGCCCATCGGCTGCTGCTCCCCGGTGGCGACGATCACCACCGGCGGGCACACCTGGTCTGTGTATACGGGGCTTAACACAGGCAACTGCAATTGCTCCGGACCCGTGGGAGCCCAGGTCATCAGCTTTGTGAACAATGATGGTGACGGGCCAACCAACGGCACGACATACAGCCTCAATCTGGTCCCCTTCTTCGAGGAAGCGTTGGCCCTGGGACAGATCCAGTCCTCGTGGTATCTGACCACCATCGAATTTGGCACAGAGATATGGGTTGGCGGTCCAGGAATACAGGTCAATAACTTCTGGGTCAATGTCGCTGCGGGAAGCAGCGGCGGCAGCACGATCACTACCGGTACCCCGTACAACATCATCAATCAGAACAGCGGCTCCTGCGTGGACGCTACGAACTCCGGCACCGCGAATGGAACAACGGTGCAGCAGTGGGCCTGCGGTAGTGGTACTTTCAGTACCCAACCCAACCAGCAGTGGGAGTTCGAGCCGGCTGGCAATGGCGATTATTACGTCGAGAACGTCAATGCACCGAGCGAAACCTGGAATGTGGTCAATAGTGGCACCACCAGTGGCAGCCTGATGCAGTTGTGGACCTATGCCGGAAATCCTAACGAGGTGTGGAAGGCTGTCTCGATGGGCAATGGGTACTATGAGTTTGTTGGCGAGGGCAGCGGTCTTTGCCTGGATACTCCAGCTGCCTCGACCGCCAATGGCGTACAACTACAGATCTACACCTGCAATGGAACGGGAGCTCAATTGTTCAAACTTGTCGCGCCTTAG
- a CDS encoding CBM35 domain-containing protein: MRFFFTLIFAALLPLSITAAAQMNGVGAKPYLGWSTFSEQTIVASSTVMNEQNITAQSDAMKKSGLTDRGFVYINLDAGWSSGNGTDDQYGRPHWNSIAFPDFLGLIRHIHDNGQKVGIYINPGIASDDVNNNTPIFGTAYQAKDIVAMPITCGNAFCDTDKIDFTKPGAQEYINSIVDQFASWGVDFIKMDGVTPGSDNDTLSINNIPDVHAMNVAIAQSGRPIWFTISWALDEDYITDWQQNANARRIENDIECEGDCPFLTEWQRVQLRFYDLIGWERTAGRSLGWNDLDALEVGNGATDGLTNTEQKTAMTFWAMANTPFFLGGDLTKLTDYGKKLLTNDEVLAVNQSGHPAVQVTGGFTPVWVSDLGNGSYYVALFNLNAFPSEVTVDWKDLGFSGAFDVRDLWDHRDLGPTYQSFSDVLPGHGARLLKVMAATGHPAVSSSQILGAETATIYGGTQLNQCSTCASGYKLTDLGIGASNYAIFNVKVKVAGVYRMEVDSMTNGTRSFIVNVNGDPAITLNLSGGSSNLPFPTTIPVRLKAGMNSIEFGNPASYPPDLDRILISGDGHEPFPASTTYEGELATLSGSATQSYCGNCSGVSTAGNIGDGAQNTVTFTNVTVPVAGTYQMEVDYRTSGPRSFFITVNDNPAQELDLNGYTFSTPTSTVIPVQLNAGTNQIQFGNPSNFAPDLDSINIAPTIH; encoded by the coding sequence ATGCGGTTTTTCTTCACACTGATTTTCGCCGCTCTGCTCCCTCTGTCCATTACTGCCGCCGCCCAGATGAATGGCGTAGGCGCAAAACCATACCTCGGCTGGAGCACGTTCAGCGAGCAGACGATTGTAGCCTCCAGCACGGTGATGAATGAGCAGAACATCACCGCGCAGTCGGACGCGATGAAGAAAAGCGGCCTTACCGACCGTGGTTTTGTCTACATCAACCTCGATGCTGGCTGGTCCTCCGGCAACGGCACGGACGATCAATACGGCAGGCCTCACTGGAACTCAATCGCCTTTCCTGACTTCCTGGGTCTGATCCGTCACATCCACGACAACGGTCAGAAGGTTGGCATCTACATCAACCCCGGTATCGCCAGCGACGACGTCAACAACAACACACCCATCTTCGGCACGGCCTACCAAGCAAAAGACATCGTCGCGATGCCCATCACATGCGGCAACGCCTTCTGCGATACCGACAAGATTGACTTCACCAAGCCGGGCGCTCAGGAGTACATCAACTCCATCGTCGACCAGTTTGCCTCCTGGGGCGTCGACTTCATCAAGATGGATGGCGTTACCCCGGGGTCCGACAACGACACCCTCAGCATCAACAACATTCCCGATGTGCACGCGATGAACGTGGCTATCGCCCAGAGCGGTCGCCCGATCTGGTTCACGATCTCCTGGGCTCTCGATGAGGACTACATCACCGATTGGCAGCAGAACGCCAATGCCCGTCGCATCGAAAACGATATCGAGTGCGAAGGGGACTGCCCCTTCCTCACCGAGTGGCAGCGCGTTCAGCTTCGTTTCTATGACCTCATCGGATGGGAGCGCACCGCGGGTCGCTCGCTGGGCTGGAACGACCTGGATGCCCTTGAGGTCGGCAACGGCGCAACCGATGGCCTCACCAACACCGAGCAGAAGACAGCCATGACCTTCTGGGCGATGGCCAACACACCCTTCTTCCTCGGTGGCGATCTGACCAAGCTGACAGACTACGGAAAAAAACTCCTCACCAATGACGAGGTGCTCGCTGTCAATCAGTCCGGTCATCCCGCTGTCCAGGTTACCGGTGGTTTTACGCCGGTATGGGTCTCCGATCTTGGCAACGGATCCTATTACGTCGCGCTCTTCAACCTCAACGCCTTCCCCTCGGAGGTAACTGTCGACTGGAAAGATCTCGGCTTTTCCGGAGCATTTGACGTGCGCGATCTCTGGGACCACCGGGATCTTGGACCTACCTATCAATCCTTCTCCGATGTGCTGCCCGGACACGGAGCGCGCCTGCTGAAGGTGATGGCTGCAACCGGACATCCTGCCGTGTCTTCATCGCAAATCTTGGGAGCTGAGACAGCTACGATTTATGGCGGGACCCAGCTTAACCAATGCTCCACCTGTGCCAGCGGCTACAAGTTGACCGATCTCGGTATTGGAGCCTCGAATTACGCCATCTTCAACGTGAAAGTGAAGGTGGCAGGAGTGTACCGGATGGAAGTCGACTCGATGACCAACGGCACTCGCTCCTTCATCGTCAACGTCAACGGCGATCCGGCGATCACCCTTAACCTCAGCGGCGGAAGCTCTAACCTTCCCTTTCCCACCACCATTCCCGTCCGTCTGAAAGCGGGGATGAACAGCATCGAGTTCGGAAATCCGGCAAGCTATCCCCCTGACCTTGACCGCATCCTTATCAGCGGAGATGGCCATGAGCCTTTTCCGGCTTCCACCACCTATGAAGGCGAACTCGCGACGTTGAGCGGTAGCGCCACCCAGTCCTATTGCGGCAATTGTTCTGGAGTCTCCACGGCAGGCAATATCGGCGACGGAGCCCAGAACACCGTGACCTTCACCAATGTAACGGTGCCGGTGGCAGGCACCTATCAGATGGAGGTCGACTACCGCACCAGCGGCCCTCGTTCGTTCTTCATCACCGTCAACGACAATCCTGCTCAGGAACTCGACCTGAACGGCTACACCTTCAGCACGCCAACCAGCACGGTGATTCCGGTGCAACTGAACGCGGGAACCAACCAGATCCAGTTCGGCAATCCAAGCAACTTCGCGCCTGATCTCGATTCCATCAACATTGCACCCACAATTCACTGA
- a CDS encoding GlcG/HbpS family heme-binding protein, with product MVFTLKKLAYSFCFFLLEFSIAGKVRAADPIVTVNVISEAGAKQAIEAAEQTAQKLHAPCAIAVVDRSGILVALLKMDGVRDGSPDLAIGKARTSALLQRPSAETETNVNEGRTAFVTSGFMALRGGVPLMAGKEIVGAIGIAGLNKDTDVTIANAAAAAFATTTGTQPVSR from the coding sequence ATGGTCTTTACTCTAAAAAAGCTTGCATACTCTTTCTGCTTCTTCCTTCTTGAATTCTCTATCGCCGGAAAGGTTCGCGCGGCCGATCCCATTGTCACCGTAAATGTGATCAGCGAAGCAGGCGCAAAACAGGCCATTGAGGCTGCCGAGCAGACGGCGCAAAAGCTTCACGCGCCTTGCGCTATTGCTGTTGTCGACAGAAGCGGCATACTGGTTGCCCTTCTCAAGATGGACGGCGTCCGTGATGGCAGCCCCGATCTCGCCATCGGGAAAGCGCGCACCTCCGCCTTACTACAACGCCCCAGCGCAGAAACAGAAACCAATGTAAACGAAGGCCGCACCGCTTTCGTCACCTCTGGCTTTATGGCACTGCGCGGCGGCGTTCCGTTGATGGCCGGCAAAGAGATCGTCGGTGCCATCGGCATCGCCGGTCTGAATAAAGATACAGACGTAACCATCGCAAACGCAGCAGCGGCAGCCTTCGCAACCACTACTGGCACACAACCTGTATCGCGCTAG